The Haloprofundus salinisoli region TCGGGAATGAGAGTCGGTTCGCCGATGGCCAGCGACTGGTACTGTATCCGAGCGCAGTACTCGACCATGAGCGCGGTCTCGAACGCCGAGGCGACGTCGTCGCCAACGGCGAGCACACCGTGGTTCTGGAGGAGACACGCGTTGTACTGGTCACTGAGCGTCTCGACGGCGAGCGTCCCGAGTTCCTCGGTACCGTACGTTTCGTACGAGGCGACAGGGACTTCCTTTCCCGCAAACGCAATGAGGTAGTGCGAGGCGGGGATTGGTTCGTTGATGGTTGCGAACGTCGTCGCATACGGCGAGTGGTTGTGGATGACGCCGCCGACGTCGTCGCGCTCGCGGTATACCTGCATATGCATCGAGTGCTCTGCAGACGGTTTCTTTTCCCCGAGAACCACGTCCTCGTCGAAGTTGAGGACGGGGACATCCTGGGCAGTAATCTCTTCGTAGGGAACTCCCGAAGGGCTGATGGCCATGAATGATCCGTCGACGAGGGAACTGATGTTTCCGCCAGTGCCCTTGGTGAGTCCTTGCTCGAGCATCTTGCGGCCGTAGTCCGCGATTGCTTGCCGTTCGTCCTGTGCGTCTGCGCTGTTGAGGCTGTCGTTGCTCATTGTCGTAGGTTCTGTCTGTCGTGTCAGTTCCCTCAATCCGGCTATGAGAGCGCTTCTTCGTTGGCGACGTGGCTGGGCTGCTCACTGTTGAGAATTGCCTCGATATCGTCGACAAGCATCTTCGAGTGTCGCTCGATGACCTCCTCGGCCGCACCGGCGAGGTGCGGCGTCGTGACGACGTTGTCTAGGTCGAGGAGCGGGTGGTCGTCGGGAATCGGTTCCATGTCGTAGACGTCGAGGGCGGCGCCGCGGATGCCACCCGAACGAAGCTGTTCGAGAAGCGCCTCCTGGTTGATAATTGCGCCCCGGGCGTTGTTGATGAAGTACGCGCTCTCTTTCATCGTCTCGAACTCGTTGGCGTCGATGAGTCCCCGCGTACTGTCGGTGACGGGAACGTGGACGGTGACGACATCGCTTCGTCTGAGCAGGTCGTCGAGATCTACTTTCTCAGCATCGTACTGGGCCATCTCCTTGGCGTCGATATAGGGATCGTATCCGAGAAGGTCGACCTCGAATCCTCGGGCGCGCTTCGCTACTTCGCGTCCGACCGCACCCATACCGGCGATTCCAACGGTTTTTCCCGCGAGCTCAGGACCCTTCAACGTCACATACGGCGAGTCCCGTCCCATCCCCCACGTTACGTCCTCGCGCGACCCACCACCGGCAGCGTCACTTTGGGGGTCTCCGGTGTACGTCCCAGTGTGCAGGAGGTGGTGAGCGTGGGCGATGTTCCGCATCGCGCTCAGTATCTGGCCCCACGTGAAATCCGCGACGCTGACGGCATTTCGACCCGGTGCATACAGAACTGGAATGCCACGGTCGGTCGCAGCCTCGATGTCCACGTTCGCATCCGGTCCACCCCGAGTGCACGCGATTAATTGGAGGTCAGCTGCCTCGTCGAGGAGTTCCGCCGGAACACCCTCGTAGCCCACGATGAGTACGTTCGTGTCGCGAAGATGTTCTCGAAACTCGTCTTCGGGCAGTCGCCCATCGCGCTCGGCGATGGGCATGTACTCCACGTCCATCCCCAGTCCGTCTCGGAGCCGTGCGAGCGATTCGTCCTGGAAGTTCGCTGTAATGAGTGTTTTCATGCTTTGTCTCGTCGTGTCCGTCTCCGACGCGACCCGTATCACCAACCCATAACCCAAAACAGGAACTCACGCTGCAGTCGGCAAACCGTCTGTTAGCGTGTCTTGGTGTCGATGTTGACTGCGAGTCGCCTGTTCGCGCGCTGTGCCACACTAGAGGGTGTGATAACTGGTAGTAAATAGCTAGTGTCGTTCAGTTTACGTGATAAGTGTCACCAATACACAAAATGCTTATCCACCGCATTATCGTTCATGATAGTTATGGGGAAAGTGCTCATCGGCATCGACGCCGGTACGACAGTTCTCAAGTCGGTTGCATTCTCCCTCGACGGTGAGGCGATTTGCCACAGTAGCGCCGAAAACGCCGTCGAACGTCCGGAACCGGGATGGGCGGAGCAATCGATGACGACGACCTGGAAGAAGACCGCACAGACGATAAGCGAAGTCGTCGACCAACTCGACGACGAAGACGAGATACTCGCGCTGGGTGTGACGGGACAAGGCGACGGCTGTTGGCTTGTCGATGAGAATGGAGACCCAGTCCGACCTGCCATCCTCTGGTCGGATAGCCGCGCGGGTAAAATCGTACAGCGGTGGCAAGACGATGGAGTCTCCGAACGCGTCTACGACATCTGCGGCGGAACGCAGTTCCCCGGAAGTAGTCTGGTGATACTAAACTGGCTTCGGGAGAACGAATCGGAGAACTACGAGAACGCAGCCACGGTGTTTTACTGTAAAGATTGGTTGAAGTACAAACTCACAGACGAGCTTACGACCGACCCAAGCGACGCATCGCTTCCGTACGTCGACGTCGAGAGCGGTGAGTACTCCGACGAGGTGTTAGAAATCGTCGAGATGCCCGAAATCAAAGAATTGCGACCGCGTTTGAGTAGCGGGACGGACGTCGTCGGAACCGTCACGCAAAGCGCCGCGGTCGAAACGGGACTCCCTGCGGAGACACCGGTCGTCTCCGGGTTCATCGACGTCGCCGCCTCCGCGTTCGGCAGCGGCGCCGCGCTACCCGGCGAAGGTTCCTCTGTGGTGGGAACTACGTCGCTGAATCAGACGATTCTCGACGAACCGCCAGCGGGCGACGAACGAACCGGCATCGCACTCACGCTGGGCGTCGAAGGGGGACTCTGGACGAAGTTCATGGCGTCGATGACGGGGACACCGAACCTCGACTGGGCGATCAAAGAGATCATGGATAAATCCGAGTTCAACCTCATCGAAGAGGAGGTCGAGGAAATTCCAGTCGGATCCGACGGTATCATCTACCATCCGTTTCTGAGTTCGGCGGGTGAACGCGCCCCGTTCGTGAATCCGAACGCGCGCGCAGAGTTCATCGGGCTGAACCAAGAACACACACAGGCCCACCTCGTCAGGGCGGTGTACGAGGGAATTTCACTCGCCATGCGGGACTGCTACTCGCATCTCCCGTACGACGCCGATGAAATCTATCTCAGCGGCGGTGGGGCGAACTCGAACTTCTGGTGTCAGATGTTCGCCGACTGCCTGAATGCGACGATTATCGTCCCGAACGGCTCGGAGTTCGGCGCCAAGGGTGCGGCGTTGCTCGCCGGCGTCGGCGTCGACGAGTTCGACGATTTACAGACCGCCGTCAAAGACACAACCTCGGTGGCGAAAGCATTCGAACCAAATCCCGAAAAGGTCCGCCAGTACCGCCGCTGGTACGACGTCTACACGGACGCGTACGAGGCGTTGTTCGACATCTGGGACGAGCGAGTCGAGGCGCTCGAAGACCTCCGATACATGGCGAAGGAGGGCGCTCACCACCCGTCGAAGAAGTCCGTGACTGGAAAAGATACGGTTGGGTAGTCAGACTCGATTTGCATCGAATGCTCGACAAGGACGCGAAAACGGTCGTGATGAAGTTCCACTGCGTTACTCTCATCAGGAGATGAGTAGACGGGACTATTTGCCGCCCGAAAACGAACACACCATATGCCCTCAAGAGAGACGATAGTAGTCGATGCGGCCACGGCCGGAGCGGACTACTCACTCGAACATTTCCGAACTACGCTTGCCGTCGAAGAGAAATCGAGAAAGACAGATTTAGTCACTGATGTCGACCGGATGACCCAGCGACACATCGTCTCGGTGATCGAAGGCGAGTTTCCCGACGACGAAATCGTCGGAGAAGAAGGCAACGAGCGAAAAACAGTCCCCGAAGAGGGGTACGCCTGGATAATCGATCCCATCGACGGAACGCAGAATTTCGTTCACCGGATTCCGCAATGGGTAACGAGCGTCGCCGTCGTTCACGATTCTGAGCCGATTAGCTGTGTCAACGTTGCACCCGCCCTCGACGACCGGTATCGATCGACCGCAGCTGGTACTGCACGCGATGGGCAGGCTGTCTCGGTGAGCGAGCGAACGGACCCCGAAACGTTCCTCGTGGCGCCGACGCTCCCGTGGCGGACATCCGACAGTGCAGTTGTCGGGTCTCTCTCACGAACCCTCATTGAACGGTTCGGCGAAGTCCGTCGAACCGGGTCGGCACAACTGTCGCTCTCGATGGTCGCCTGCGGCGCTCTGGATGCGACCGTCGCGTTCGACCCGTCCCCGAACCCGTGGGACACCGTCGCCGGTGCGCACCACGTTACGCAAGCAGGCGGTGTAGCAACTGATTTAGACGGGAATTCGTGGGGTCCAGGTAGCGAAGGAATTCTCGCGTCTAATGGAACTGACCACGATGCGGTCGTCGATGCCGTCCGAGCAGCGCTCACAGAAACCTCTTAACAAGCGGTCGATCGTACAGATTGCATCTCAGCGAACCTGCAGACGAATTGAGCGTGCAGACGAGAATCTCTCAGACCCAGGGACCACGCGCAAAGCAGGGAACAGCTCCACAGTAGGTTCTCCATGACCTATCTTCGGTAGGAGACGGTTGAATCGCTATCTCGGCCCTTCTAAGTATGGGTGGGTCCCGTCTCTCTGAATCCACCAAATCCCAGTAGAGCGCTAATCCAGTAGAATACCGCACATTCATTACAGATTACGTGAATGTATCGTAAGGAAACGTATGCAGGAGCGAAAAGACGGGGAACGAGGGAAAACCCAAGAGATCGGTCCTGCGGTATCTGACGAGCAATGTACTGTCTGTGGGGCAACTGAAAAACTACGAGTCCACCATATCGATGGTACAAAAGCGAACAAGGCGGCTGAGAACTGTGTTCCGATGTGCGAAGTCTGCCACCAGCGAATTCGCATTGATTCTCGGAATTCGGAGACGTGGATGCAGTACGACGTTGCTGTTCCTGACGCTGTTGCGGGAGCCGTTGACCGAGAGTTCATCCGTCTCGTCTGTGAATGCAACCAACTGTTCGGATGGCGGCCAGACAAACACCAACACTATCTTCCGCTCGTAGTCGTCGACGGGGTGTCAGGCGTCGAATCAATGGACGCAGACGCCTTCTTCGAGCGTCTCGATGAACTTGGTCTCTTACAGTGAAAATATACCTGGGGCATCGCAATCACTGCTGCGGTCAAGTACCGCCGTGAACATCCAGAACACGTCAACACCCTGTGGATGAGCGCACGCGATGAACTCCGAATGCAGCTCTCCCAATCGGTGTCTCGGACTACGAATCCCTCTCTTTAAACTCTGTAAATACTGGTGCAAATCAGAGTGTAAATGCGAATTCATCCCGTCTATCCTCGGAGAAAACAATTGAGCTGGACGATACTGAGTGCTTGACGTACTCTTCTCTCAGCGGTTGAGGGACTTCCAGATGTGACGTTCCGAGCTACGCCTCGATCGACCGGTACTGGTCCTCCCACGAACGTCGCTCACGAATTGCGTCTCTGCCTTTTTCGGTAATCGCGTAGTAGTTCGTTCGGCGATCTATCGGTCCTTTCTCCACGTACGCTTTGTTGACGAGGGTGTCGAGGTTCGGGTAGAGCCGTCCGTGATTGATTTCCCCATCAACGTACTGCTCGAGTTCTTTTTTGACCTGCTGTCCTGACGGTTTGTC contains the following coding sequences:
- a CDS encoding class II aldolase/adducin family protein, which codes for MSNDSLNSADAQDERQAIADYGRKMLEQGLTKGTGGNISSLVDGSFMAISPSGVPYEEITAQDVPVLNFDEDVVLGEKKPSAEHSMHMQVYRERDDVGGVIHNHSPYATTFATINEPIPASHYLIAFAGKEVPVASYETYGTEELGTLAVETLSDQYNACLLQNHGVLAVGDDVASAFETALMVEYCARIQYQSLAIGEPTLIPDDEIEHLQEKFKGYGQNK
- a CDS encoding FGGY-family carbohydrate kinase; translation: MGKVLIGIDAGTTVLKSVAFSLDGEAICHSSAENAVERPEPGWAEQSMTTTWKKTAQTISEVVDQLDDEDEILALGVTGQGDGCWLVDENGDPVRPAILWSDSRAGKIVQRWQDDGVSERVYDICGGTQFPGSSLVILNWLRENESENYENAATVFYCKDWLKYKLTDELTTDPSDASLPYVDVESGEYSDEVLEIVEMPEIKELRPRLSSGTDVVGTVTQSAAVETGLPAETPVVSGFIDVAASAFGSGAALPGEGSSVVGTTSLNQTILDEPPAGDERTGIALTLGVEGGLWTKFMASMTGTPNLDWAIKEIMDKSEFNLIEEEVEEIPVGSDGIIYHPFLSSAGERAPFVNPNARAEFIGLNQEHTQAHLVRAVYEGISLAMRDCYSHLPYDADEIYLSGGGANSNFWCQMFADCLNATIIVPNGSEFGAKGAALLAGVGVDEFDDLQTAVKDTTSVAKAFEPNPEKVRQYRRWYDVYTDAYEALFDIWDERVEALEDLRYMAKEGAHHPSKKSVTGKDTVG
- a CDS encoding PadR family transcriptional regulator — its product is MHDLSGFQRDLLYVISGFDKPSGQQVKKELEQYVDGEINHGRLYPNLDTLVNKAYVEKGPIDRRTNYYAITEKGRDAIRERRSWEDQYRSIEA
- a CDS encoding inositol monophosphatase family protein, with amino-acid sequence MPSRETIVVDAATAGADYSLEHFRTTLAVEEKSRKTDLVTDVDRMTQRHIVSVIEGEFPDDEIVGEEGNERKTVPEEGYAWIIDPIDGTQNFVHRIPQWVTSVAVVHDSEPISCVNVAPALDDRYRSTAAGTARDGQAVSVSERTDPETFLVAPTLPWRTSDSAVVGSLSRTLIERFGEVRRTGSAQLSLSMVACGALDATVAFDPSPNPWDTVAGAHHVTQAGGVATDLDGNSWGPGSEGILASNGTDHDAVVDAVRAALTETS
- a CDS encoding 2-hydroxyacid dehydrogenase, which translates into the protein MKTLITANFQDESLARLRDGLGMDVEYMPIAERDGRLPEDEFREHLRDTNVLIVGYEGVPAELLDEAADLQLIACTRGGPDANVDIEAATDRGIPVLYAPGRNAVSVADFTWGQILSAMRNIAHAHHLLHTGTYTGDPQSDAAGGGSREDVTWGMGRDSPYVTLKGPELAGKTVGIAGMGAVGREVAKRARGFEVDLLGYDPYIDAKEMAQYDAEKVDLDDLLRRSDVVTVHVPVTDSTRGLIDANEFETMKESAYFINNARGAIINQEALLEQLRSGGIRGAALDVYDMEPIPDDHPLLDLDNVVTTPHLAGAAEEVIERHSKMLVDDIEAILNSEQPSHVANEEALS